One Coccinella septempunctata chromosome 1, icCocSept1.1, whole genome shotgun sequence DNA window includes the following coding sequences:
- the LOC123318262 gene encoding uncharacterized protein LOC123318262: protein MMDTEKFIKCVKNNPTIWKKNSKGYGDRVMRESCWNLIGQHMFDSWDEKTEEERHEEVINMKNKWRHMRDSFNKYINQGKGRFSGVKKRRYIYADNLSFLLQRGSRIARESQEEEVKPSFTNQDITDQEISERTQPKPQTVGKKIPVRLQERTNNIPKYHLIKNPASQTSPEDDPDRCYLLSLLPEFRKLNDDQKLDFRFHTLQFFRVIRTKMLTRRPQVVNGWSEEMECEVDNPQSYAASPRGSQNSSPPNSPGASPRSDHSASATHFESVKAELI from the exons ATGATGGACACCGAGAAGTTCATCAAGTGCGTCAAAAATAACCCCACGATATGGAAGAAGAATTCCAAAGGGTACGGGGACAGGGTCATGAGGGAGAGCTGTTGGAATCTCATCGGGCAGCATATGTTCGATTCTTGGGACGAGAAGACCGAGGAGGAGAGACACGAGGAAG TTATAAACATGAAGAATAAATGGAGACATATGAGAGACAGCTTCAACAAATACATAAACCAAGGCAAGGGTAGATTTTCAGGTGTGAAAAAAAGGAGGTACATCTACGCTGACAACTTATCCTTCCTCCTACAAAGAGGAAGCAGAATCGCCAGAGAGAGTCAAGAGGAAGAGGTCAAACCATCTTTCACCAATCAAGACATAACCGACCAAGAGATCTCTGAGAGGACACAACCAAAACCCCAGACTGTCGGGAAAAAAATACCAGTAAGACTACAAGAAAGAACAAATAACATTCCCAAATATCACCTCATCAAAAACCCTGCCAGTCAGACAAGTCCAGAAGACGATCCCGATAGATGCTATCTGTTATCTCTCCTCCCGGAATTCAGGAAGCTGAACGATGATCAAAAACTGGATTTCCGCTTCCACACCCTCCAGTTCTTCCGCGTCATACGCACCAAGATGTTGACCAGGAGGCCTCAGGTTGTTAACGGTTGGAGTGAGGAAATGGAGTGCGAGGTAGATAACCCCCAGAGCTACGCCGCTTCACCAAGAGGCTCCCAAAATTCTTCGCCTCCTAATTCACCAGGAGCATCGCCAAGGTCGGATCATTCAGCATCCGCAACGCATTTTGAATCCGTGAAGGCAGAACTGATTTAG